The following proteins are encoded in a genomic region of Streptomyces sp. NBC_01723:
- a CDS encoding primosomal protein N', whose translation MSSENGPAEGGAQDAPPEQLALIRETVRRAKTPRAKPRTWRGAALAGELPVARVLVDKGVLHLDRYFDYAVPEELDAEAQPGVRVRVRFGAGRHRVRDGRREGGGLIDGFLIERRAESDYSGPLAALAQVVSPERILDEELLGLVRAVADRYAGSLADVLQLAVPPRNARAEKRASPDPLPPPPAPEPGSWARYERGEAFVRALASGSAPRAVWNALPGPQWSEELARAVAATLASGRGALVVLPDGRAVARVDAALTGLLGEGRHAVLTADAGPEKRYAQWLAVRRGAVRAVVGTRAAMFAPVRDLGLVALWDDGDDSHSEPHAPQPHAREVLLLRAAQDRCAFLLGGWSCTVEAAQLVETGWARPLVAARDQVRAVAPLVRTVGDGDLARDEAARAARLPTFAWQVVRDGLRHGPVLVQVPRRGYVPRMACAACRTPARCRHCAGPLEGQESGSALRCGWCGREESGWHCPECGAFRLRAQVVGARRTAEELGRAFPAVPVRTSGREHVLDTVAQAPALVVSTPGAEPVAEGGYAAALLLDGWAMLGRPDLRAGEDALRRWLAAAALVRPQSAGGTVVAVAEPTLRPVQALVRWDPVGHAVRELAERAELGFPPVSRMAAVAGPPEAVAGFLGAAELPPEAEVLGPVPLPVTSAGRPRRAGAPPPGEHWERALIRVPPGRGAALAGALKAAQAARTARGSDAVVWVRIDPPDIG comes from the coding sequence GTGAGCAGCGAGAACGGACCGGCCGAGGGCGGCGCGCAGGACGCGCCGCCCGAGCAGCTCGCGCTCATCCGGGAGACCGTGCGCCGGGCGAAGACGCCCCGGGCCAAACCGCGGACCTGGCGCGGAGCCGCGCTCGCCGGGGAGCTGCCGGTCGCCAGGGTGCTCGTCGACAAGGGCGTGCTCCACCTCGACCGGTACTTCGACTACGCGGTGCCCGAGGAGCTCGACGCCGAGGCCCAGCCCGGTGTGCGGGTGCGGGTGCGCTTCGGGGCCGGGCGGCACCGGGTGCGGGACGGGCGGCGCGAGGGCGGCGGGCTCATCGACGGCTTCCTCATCGAGCGGCGCGCCGAGTCCGACTACTCGGGGCCCCTCGCGGCGCTGGCCCAGGTCGTCTCGCCCGAGCGGATCCTCGACGAGGAGCTGCTGGGACTCGTGCGCGCCGTCGCCGACCGGTACGCGGGCAGCCTCGCCGACGTGCTCCAGCTCGCCGTACCCCCGCGCAACGCGCGCGCCGAGAAGCGAGCCTCGCCGGACCCGCTGCCCCCGCCGCCGGCGCCGGAGCCGGGGTCCTGGGCGCGGTACGAGCGGGGCGAGGCGTTCGTGAGGGCGCTCGCCTCGGGAAGCGCACCCCGCGCGGTGTGGAACGCGCTGCCCGGCCCGCAGTGGAGCGAGGAGCTGGCGCGGGCGGTGGCGGCCACGCTGGCCTCCGGCCGGGGCGCGCTCGTCGTCCTGCCGGACGGGCGGGCGGTCGCCCGCGTCGACGCCGCGCTGACCGGCCTGCTCGGCGAGGGGCGGCACGCGGTGCTCACCGCCGACGCCGGACCCGAGAAGCGGTACGCGCAGTGGCTCGCGGTGCGCCGGGGCGCCGTACGGGCCGTCGTCGGGACCCGCGCGGCCATGTTCGCGCCGGTGCGCGACCTCGGGCTGGTCGCCCTCTGGGACGACGGCGACGACAGCCACAGCGAGCCGCACGCCCCGCAGCCGCACGCGCGGGAGGTGCTGCTGCTGCGCGCCGCCCAGGACCGGTGCGCCTTCCTGCTGGGCGGCTGGAGCTGCACCGTGGAAGCCGCCCAGCTCGTGGAGACCGGCTGGGCCCGGCCGCTGGTCGCCGCCCGGGACCAGGTGCGGGCCGTCGCCCCGCTGGTGCGCACCGTGGGCGACGGCGACCTGGCCCGGGACGAGGCCGCCCGCGCCGCACGGCTGCCGACCTTCGCCTGGCAGGTCGTCAGGGACGGACTGCGGCACGGACCGGTGCTGGTGCAGGTGCCGCGGCGGGGCTACGTGCCGCGGATGGCGTGCGCCGCGTGCCGGACGCCCGCGCGGTGCCGCCACTGCGCGGGGCCGCTGGAGGGGCAGGAGTCCGGGTCCGCGCTGCGGTGCGGCTGGTGCGGGCGCGAGGAGAGCGGCTGGCACTGCCCGGAGTGCGGCGCCTTCCGGCTGCGCGCGCAGGTGGTGGGGGCGCGGCGCACCGCCGAGGAACTGGGTCGCGCCTTCCCCGCGGTGCCCGTGCGCACCTCCGGACGCGAGCATGTGCTGGACACCGTGGCGCAGGCCCCGGCGCTGGTCGTCAGCACCCCGGGCGCCGAACCCGTCGCCGAGGGCGGCTACGCGGCGGCGTTGCTGCTCGACGGCTGGGCGATGCTCGGGCGGCCCGACCTGCGCGCCGGTGAGGACGCGCTGCGCCGCTGGCTGGCCGCCGCCGCGCTGGTGCGCCCGCAGAGCGCCGGCGGCACCGTCGTCGCCGTCGCCGAGCCGACCCTCAGGCCGGTGCAGGCGCTGGTGCGCTGGGACCCCGTCGGTCACGCGGTGCGGGAGCTGGCCGAGCGGGCCGAGCTGGGTTTTCCGCCGGTGTCCAGGATGGCGGCCGTGGCCGGGCCTCCGGAGGCGGTGGCCGGTTTCCTGGGTGCCGCGGAGCTGCCGCCCGAGGCCGAGGTGCTGGGCCCGGTGCCGCTGCCGGTCACCTCGGCAGGGCGTCCGCGCCGGGCGGGGGCCCCACCGCCCGGGGAGCATTGGGAGCGGGCGCTGATCCGGGTGCCGCCGGGGCGCGGGGCGGCGCTGGCCGGTGCGCTGAAGGCCGCCCAGGCGGCGCGGACGGCACGGGGGAGCGACGCGGTGGTGTGGGTGCGGATCGATCCGCCGGACATCGGCTGA